Within Hypomesus transpacificus isolate Combined female chromosome 10, fHypTra1, whole genome shotgun sequence, the genomic segment cttttaaacatgagtaCCTGTACTTCtattctacttgagtgaaggatgtgtgtacttttgccatctcggCAGTCTAGAAAAACGATATATCTAACATGTGCTATTGATATTTTACTATGTAGACATCTAACATGTACTATGCGATGTACTATACAACTCACCATAGAATATCTCTTCAGGTCCAGCAGCCATAAAGGTGCACCACAATGGTGCGCCATGTGGCCACCAGGTGGCGTGATCTCACCGAATCTCCATGGAGACCTGCAACCTGAGGAACGTGAGGTCGCGATTCCCAGCACCGGCTCCTTGTTTGGTCCGCATGTGCTGGGCTCGGTGACCAGACTTTGTGCTGGGCTCGGTATCCTCGTAACCAGACCTTGTTTATGCACCGGCGTGATACAACAAGAACAGACAAGCAGCAACACAGCTTAAATAATTCAGTGAATTTAATTGTCACTATTGAGAGGTAAAATCCCGTTAAATTGCTACACAGAGTTTTCAACACATCAAGAGACCGACTGCAAACGAACTGCACATGTATATAGGCTATTGTAAATACAACTAGGATTAGGCTCCTCTACTCAACAACGACAGGACATGCACAgagatctcccccccccccccccccccccccccccccccaaaaaaaaaaaagacaatacaAAATAAGACACGTATGTTTTGGTAAATAAAAATATACATTATTTGTCATTGATAAGTGCTTGTAAACAAGTAAGGCATTATATTACACGGTAGAGACGCTGCTAGCCCGCTGCATGAGATTGTCCCGGATGTAGGCAGCGCTGTGGTCCGGGCTGCAGTAGCTCCCACTTGAACAGCAGCAGTCAGTttgctaaaaaaaaacatattttaacaGCTTGGCCGCCTTAACATAGCCTGGGTAAAATACCGCCATGTTCCAGTTCCATTAGACTCCCAGTTTGCATCTCTTTGCTGAGAGTAAACGCCAGGGTAACGTTTCAGTTAATCTGTGTCCTTACTGCCGGAGGCGGGCCGTTATGCCCGTCCGTATGTACCTGTGGGCGTCTTTAATAAGCTTGTACCTGGTTTGGGAGAAGCTGACAACCGTTACTGACGTGATTCATGACCTTCTGCTTAAGTTGGGCGACCTGCTCCCGCAGCGCGGTGGCCGTGGAGGACAGTTCCGTGTTCTGCGTCTTAAGGTTCTTCACTTTATCCTCCAGGCGGGAGATCCGCTCCAGCTTCCGCTTGCGACATTTGGACGCCGCTATTCTGTTGCGCAGCTTCTTCCGCTCCGCCTTGATGCGCTCCTGGTTGTCCATGTCGATGGGGGAGAGCGGCGGGCTGTCGCCGAAGCTCGTCATGTCCGGCACCGTCTGCGGCTCGTCCTTCAGAGCCTGGAGTCGTGACAGCGCTGCCGCAGCCGCCTGTTGCTGCGCGCTCAGCAGATGAGACGGCGGCGGAGGGAAGGGTGTAGTGTCAGTGGAATAGTTAACCGTAGTGCCCAGTGGGCTCGCTCCATATCTATTTAGAGTCGTATAAACGGGAAGGTCTGACGGTAAACAGACTGGGGCTGCGTTGGTACCGACCAGGTCCAGTCTGTCCGGTTGCACGCACGTCCCCTCGCTCAGCTGATTCTGCTTATGAAGATCCTCCAGCGCCTTCACAAAGCCCTCCGCGAACTCCTGCTCGTCACTTGCGGACCGCGGGTACAGGAACTGCGAGGTCGGGGTGGTGGTCACCATCCCGTTGGACTGGATGATGAGCCGCTCCAGGTCTGGCGAGGCCAGCTTCAGGAGCCCCAGGTCCGGAGAGGCGAGGAGGCCGTCCGCGTCCCGCAGGCTGGGCTTGAGGCTGGAGCTTTGCTCAGTCAGTGCCAggctcagctccttcttcatcaTGCTGCTCTGGGACAACACGCTAGAGAGCCCTCGGATACTCAGCAGACTGGGACAGAAGGCTGTTTCCATTCTACACCCTCACATGAGGGTTTGGGGCGCGTTACGCATGTAGACGATCAGTGACAAAATCGTTTAAGTAAAACGATATATTTTCTCTATAACTAACCTCTAAACAGCTGTTAGTATTGAAAGCTGCCAATTCGATTGTTCGGTTTAGCTAGCTATAAAGGTTTAAACGATAACCTTTTTTTCGTCCTGCTCTAGCGGCTGAAGCCTTTTTTCCCGGTGGCAAAACTCCTATGCGCGCGCCCAACCCTCTGCACGGTTTCTATCCCTAAAAATTCCATTATGTCATTTCAGAGCGAGGAGATTGGCCCGAAATGACGTTTATTTCCGGTTCAATTTAAATAAGGGGCCGAGCTTGTCTGTATTGCTATGGAGACTGAGGGTAAACTGCAAACAGCGCAGTGCATTGTGGTTTGATGTCATAGAATAGAACGCCCTGGGTCGCCAGGGCGGGGCGGGAAGAGCAGGGAGGGGCGCGCCCGACACGGATAATGTTCACAGAAACTTTGTACTGTACAGTGTTCCCTTTACAGTGTTCCAACGTCATCTTTACAACATATCATACCACAATACAAGGGAATACCTAGTCTTTGAAAAGCTGTAGTTTGTGGTTatgttgctgtgtttgtgtatgcatttATATCAACATTCAACTAAGTGCAGGGGGCTTCTAGTCTTCATCTGATAGGTCAGGGGGCTTCTAGTCTTCATCTGATAGGTCGGGGGGCTTCTAGTCTTCATCTGATAGGTCAGGGGGCTTCTAGTCTTCATCTGATAGGTCAGGGGGCTTCTAGTCTTCATCTGATAGGTCAGGGGGAACAATGGGGGGCTTTTCCAAGAAAGCGTCTATTTATAATGACATTACAAggaagtgttttctgacaggAAGTGAGTTCCCTGACAGACTGTTGTGGTACACCACAAAACAGGGACAGAGAACAACCAGGTTCAGTCCTGATTCTGGGGGCTGGTAGAGGTACAGACTTCAGACAAACTCCCCCTCCTGGGGGCCAGCCCAACACAGCACTGTCTGctcaaacagaaaacacacacttatGAACCGATTTATTACAACTATTTGACCATTTAGAAAAacagaggaggtgaggtgaAAAGGAGGAGCagtgggagaggtggaggaggagggagaccagcaggagagaaggtggaggagggtggaggaggaggcagacaaacaggaggtggggtggaggggggtggagaaggagggagaccagcaggagttgaggtggaggagggtggaggaggagggagacaaacaggaggtgaggtggaggaggagggaggaggagggagaccagcaagaggtgaggtggaggagggtggaggaggaggcagacaaacaggaggtgaggtggaggagggtggaggaagagggagaccagcaggaggtgaggtggaggagggtggaggaggaggcagacaaacaggaggtgaggtggaggaggagggaggagaagggagaccagcaggaggtgaggtggaggaggagggagaccagcaggaggtgaggtggaggagggtggacacaagcaggagaggagagatggaggaggagggataagGGAGACGGGGGgatggacaggaagtgatgacgTCTGTGAACTGTCGACCGCAGCAGCACCACGGAACACAAAAAGGGCATCATTAGTCTCCATGGTAACACTGACATGGGTAGTGACGCAGAAGCAGGTGAATGAATagagggaagggatggagggaggaggagggaggggagaggataaGGACTGCAGTGCAGAATGTTTGGGTGGTAAACAGGCttccagcatgtgtgtgtgtgtctaggtagCCCTTCAGAGCCTTCATCACCACGTATGAGAAAAACCTTTGTTACTGATTTCACAGCAAAAAAAGAAGCGTTATGTTTAACAGAAGTGTTTTGCAGCAGTGTGTTATTCTGTCCATCCAAGCAGGCCAGTGTGCATCTGGGACCCCAGCAGGGTGAGTCACTGCTGGGCTGGGCGCAGATGGAACGCTGTCATCACTGAGGCCACCGGAGGTTGTGATGGAACCACTCCTACGACCACGGGATGGAACGGTTTAATGACTTCCCCCGGCAACACCTTTACTGCCTGGTAACACTCTTATCATCTGGTAACTCACCGTTACTGCCTGGTAACACACTGTTACTGCCTAGTAATGCACCTTTACTGCTTGGTAACACACTGTTACTGCCTGGTAATGCACCTTTACTTCCTGGTAACACACTGTCACTGCCTGGTAACACAACCTAAACTAACGGGTAACACTATTACTATCTGGTACCACACCTTTACTGCCTGGTAACACACTGTTACTGCCTGGTACCACACCCTTACTGCCTGGTAACACACTGTTACTGCCTGGTAACACACTCTTACTGCCTAGTAACACCCTTACTGCCTGGTGTAGGGTTTCAGCTTTATGCACTGTATCCTTCACTCTGTTCATAAGGCTCCTTAGCCTATCAACTATAGTGTCATAATGACGACAAAGAAAGCGGCAGTGTACTTATTGTACAGTTTTCCGTAAACGGTTGTCTGTGCAACAGACCACACCACAACAGCAGATGACGCTGTGGTTCAGCTTCGCTCTGTACTGTTGCGGTTGAGTTGACAACAAACATAGAACAAGAGCGgcaatagagagggagggaaagatggatGAGACATTTAACTAAACTCACCGGGATATGAATAATTAGAAGGAAACGAATATAATAACTACATGGCCACCAAGAAGACGGTGATTGTGACCGGTGAGTCGTTGATGCAAGACTGTTTATGCTGTCTTCTTGATGTCGTTATGTTATGGATACAAACAAGCTGTTCATTTTTCACACTAGTTGCTTGAGCGAATAAGTGAGTCAGTGAATACTCTCTGGCACTTGTTTCCCCTCGTTTTTGCTGTAGGCTACTTCGAAATCTAAATGCGTAATTTACATTTCACGCTAAACAGTCACAGATTTGAATGTTCTTGTATGTTCTTTCTCCTTTCTGTGAATCATTGGTCATGCTTCTTTGTGGGTTGAACAGAATAATTTTTTGGAATAGATCGATTTCTGAAGCAATATTTGTCTATGTAGGCTTCCTGTTTCTCAATTTCTACGATGTTCTGTGAGTGATTGGTGAGCTGAAtggtg encodes:
- the LOC124472583 gene encoding transcription factor jun-D-like: METAFCPSLLSIRGLSSVLSQSSMMKKELSLALTEQSSSLKPSLRDADGLLASPDLGLLKLASPDLERLIIQSNGMVTTTPTSQFLYPRSASDEQEFAEGFVKALEDLHKQNQLSEGTCVQPDRLDLVGTNAAPVCLPSDLPVYTTLNRYGASPLGTTVNYSTDTTPFPPPPSHLLSAQQQAAAAALSRLQALKDEPQTVPDMTSFGDSPPLSPIDMDNQERIKAERKKLRNRIAASKCRKRKLERISRLEDKVKNLKTQNTELSSTATALREQVAQLKQKVMNHVSNGCQLLPNQVQAY